From Anopheles coluzzii chromosome 3, AcolN3, whole genome shotgun sequence, the proteins below share one genomic window:
- the LOC120959723 gene encoding uncharacterized protein LOC120959723 isoform X1 — protein MGWRLIILGIVTLGSLFTLHLLAQDFMKLSKPLFMSSGKRDLGPSLRYNRTAALLDFESKINWNKILQTDPLKCAFSLVCQLAAGAEPQDAQAKIIYEFIAFSVENSKTIPAPLRDSFENGLQYNGNLKAKDNYKQCYRRYPLCLYSARTMLRFMSLFGREADEK, from the exons ATTAATCATTCTCGGAATAGTAACGCTCGGCTCGCTGTTCACGTTACATCTACTAGCGCAAGACTTTATGAAACTATCGAAGCCGCTGTTCATGTCGTCCGGGAAGCGAGATCTGGGCCCATCGTTACGCTACAATCGAACCGCCGCACTGTTG gATTTTGAGTCAAAAATCAACTGGAACAAAATCCTGCAAACGGATCCACTCAAGTGTGCATTTTCCCTCGTCTGCCAGCTGGCCGCCGGTGCCGAACCGCAGGACGCGCAGGCAAAGataatttatgaatttatCGC GTTTAGTGTAGAGAACAGCAAAACGATTCCGGCACCACTGAGGGACTCTTTCGAGAACGGGCTGCAGTACAACGGCAACCTGAAGGCGAAGGATAACTACAAGCAATGCTACCGGCGCTATCCACTGTGCCTGTACTCGGCCCGGACGATGCTTCGGTTTATGAGTCTGTTTGGCAGGGAGGCGGATGAGAAGTAG
- the LOC120959723 gene encoding uncharacterized protein LOC120959723 isoform X2, whose protein sequence is MKLSKPLFMSSGKRDLGPSLRYNRTAALLDFESKINWNKILQTDPLKCAFSLVCQLAAGAEPQDAQAKIIYEFIAFSVENSKTIPAPLRDSFENGLQYNGNLKAKDNYKQCYRRYPLCLYSARTMLRFMSLFGREADEK, encoded by the exons ATGAAACTATCGAAGCCGCTGTTCATGTCGTCCGGGAAGCGAGATCTGGGCCCATCGTTACGCTACAATCGAACCGCCGCACTGTTG gATTTTGAGTCAAAAATCAACTGGAACAAAATCCTGCAAACGGATCCACTCAAGTGTGCATTTTCCCTCGTCTGCCAGCTGGCCGCCGGTGCCGAACCGCAGGACGCGCAGGCAAAGataatttatgaatttatCGC GTTTAGTGTAGAGAACAGCAAAACGATTCCGGCACCACTGAGGGACTCTTTCGAGAACGGGCTGCAGTACAACGGCAACCTGAAGGCGAAGGATAACTACAAGCAATGCTACCGGCGCTATCCACTGTGCCTGTACTCGGCCCGGACGATGCTTCGGTTTATGAGTCTGTTTGGCAGGGAGGCGGATGAGAAGTAG
- the LOC120956550 gene encoding probable ATP-dependent RNA helicase DDX56, which produces MDEPGPGLNFHEFELDDRLLRDIARLGWISPTLVQEKAIPFLLEGKDVLIRARTGSGKTAAFAIPIIQNVLRYKTETAVRETSVLVMAPSQDLCHQIAKVFASLTYSCGPLIRVADLSSKEEKATHRHLLAERPDIVVSTPGRLRTVLADGTLNVRESLRCVTIDEADLMFTFGFEKDLKEVLKHFPPVHQSVLCSATLEEDVTQMKKMVLRNPVILKLEEPQLAVGTQLTHYQIEAEEVDKAAILYTVLKLKLIQGKCIIFVKSVDRCYRLKLFLEQFGIRSCILNSELPIKIRCHTVHQFNQGSYDIIIASDELMAENPALVKKKSDKKPSTKQLLQQTEAESSVSRGIDFQCVSCVVNFDFPSDLNSYIHRAGRTARGQNNGSVLSFVGIEELELKRNVEEFLQTLSNDAEFSMKDFNFNFDEVEAFRYRAKDAWRAITKISIREARIKELKMEIFNSEKLKSFFEENPRDLQTLRHDRPLHTVHVQEHLGDVPEYLVPAALKPMVDIMNAKRKKKMSEKYAAAKKRAKSDNPLLVNGIDYMKKG; this is translated from the exons ATGGACGAACCGGGACCGGGACTGAATTTTCACGAGTTTGAGCTAGACGATCGTCTACTGCGG GACATAGCCCGGCTAGGATGGATCTCGCCGACGCTGGTGCAGGAGAAAGCCATCCCGTTCCTGCTCGAAGGCAAAGATGTGCTCATCCGCGCCCGTACCGGTTCGGGCAAGACGGCCGCCTTCGCCATCCCGATTATCCAGAACGTGCTTCGGTACAAAACCGAAACGGCGGTTCGTGAAACGTCCGTGCTAGTGATGGCCCCCAGCCAGGACCTGTGCCACCAGATCGCCAAAGTGTTCGCCAGCCTGACGTACTCGTGCGGTCCGCTCATCCGGGTGGCGGATCTGTCCTCGAAGGAGGAGAAAGCCACCCACCGGCATCTGCTGGCCGAGCGGCCGGATATCGTCGTGTCGACGCCGGGCCGGCTGCGCACCGTGCTGGCCGACGGGACGCTGAACGTGCGGGAAAGTCTGCGCTGCGTGACGATCGACGAGGCCGATCTGATGTTTACGTTCGGGTTTGAGAAGGATTTGAAGGAGGTGCTGAAACACTTTCCACCGGTGCACCAGTCGGTGCTGTGCTCGGCCACGCTGGAGGAGGATGTGACACAGATGAAGAAGATGGTGCTTCGCAATCCGGTAATATTGAAGCTGGAGGAGCCTCAGCTGGCGGTCGGTACGCAGCTGACGCACTATCAGATTGAGGCCGAAGAGGTGGACAAGGCGGCGATACTGTACACCGTGCTAAAGCTGAAGCTGATCCAGGGCAAGTGCATCATCTTCGTCAAGTCGGTGGACCGGTGCTACAG ATTGAAATTGTTCTTGGAACAGTTCGGCATACGGTCGTGCATTCTAAACTCCGAGCTGCCTATCAAAATTCGCTGTCACACGGTCCACCAGTTCAATCAG GGTAGCTACGATATAATCATCGCCTCGGATGAACTGATGGCAGAAAATCCAGCACtggtgaagaagaagagcgacaaaaagccCTCCAccaagcagctgctgcagcaaaccGAGGCCGAATCGAGCGTGTCCCGCGGCATAGACTTCCAGTGCGTTTCGTGCGTGGTGAACTTCGATTTCCCCTCCGACCTCAACTCGTACATCCATCGGGCAGGGCGAACGGCACGTGGACAGAACAACGGCAGCGTGCTGTCGTTCGTTGGCATCGAGGAGCTGGAACTGAAACGGAATGTCGAAGAGTTTCTCCAAACACTCTCGAATGATGCGGAGTTTTCCATGAA GGATTTCAATTTCAACTTTGACGAGGTGGAAGCATTCCGGTACCGAGCGAAGGATGCATGGCGAGCGATCACAAAGATTTCCATCCGAGAGGCCCGAATAAAGGAGCTAAAGATGGAAATATTCAACTCGGAAAAGCTAAAG TCGTTCTTTGAGGAAAACCCACGCGATCTGCAGACGCTTCGACACGACCGGCCCCTCCACACGGTGCACGTGCAGGAACATTTGGGCGACGTGCCGGAATACCTGGTGCCGGCCGCCCTGAAACCAATGGTGGACATTATGAACGCGAAgcgaaagaagaagatgagCGAAAAGTACGCCGCCGCCAAGAAGCGGGCCAAATCCGACAATCCACTCTTGGTGAACGGTATAGATTACATGAAGAAAGGATAG
- the LOC120956554 gene encoding 39S ribosomal protein L14, mitochondrial — MLRKSFAALVPLAGTSRPLHTTAVCSEIRKMARLRVVDNSEIGKRAMAEGKPPKCIHVYNKQSVGMIGDKVLVAIKGQKKKGILVGCKQFQKPKIPKFDSNNLVLIDDNGTPLGTRIHVPIPTILRTILKEKTQAKGADYTKLLGIASRFV; from the coding sequence ATGTTGCGAAAATCGTTCGCCGCGCTGGTTCCGCTTGCGGGCACTTCCCGTCCCCTGCACACGACGGCCGTGTGCAGCGAGATTCGCAAAATGGCACGGCTGCGCGTGGTAGACAACAGTGAGATCGGCAAGCGGGCCATGGCGGAGGGCAAACCGCCCAAGTGCATTCATGTGTACAACAAGCAGAGCGTGGGCATGATCGGCGACAAGGTGCTGGTAGCGATCAAGgggcagaagaagaagggcaTCCTGGTCGGGTGCAAGCAGTTCCAGAAGCCCAAGATACCCAAGTTCGACAGCAACAATCTGGTGCTGATCGACGACAACGGGACACCGCTCGGCACGCGCATTCACGTGCCCATCCCGACCATCCTGCGCACGATACTGAAGGAGAAAACGCAGGCCAAGGGCGCGGACTACACGAAGCTGCTCGGTATAGCTAGTAGATTTGTTTAA
- the LOC120956549 gene encoding putative pre-mRNA-splicing factor ATP-dependent RNA helicase PRP1 — protein MSKRRIEVMDPFIKKRREEKAAAEGAAGASSSKLDAAGSSSSGPSSASKAAAAAAAAGSATESGGKNPLNGIAYTQNYYKLYKKRITLPVFEYKTDFMRLLSEHQCIVLVGETGSGKTTQIPQWCVEYALQTSSKGVACTQPRRVAAMSVAQRVSEEMDVMLGQEVGYSIRFEDCSSPRTLLKYMTDGMLLREGMSDPMLEAYQVILLDEAHERTLATDLLMGVLKEVIRQRKDLKLVVMSATLDAGKFQQYFDNAPLMNVPGRTHPVEIFYTPEPERDYLEAAIRTVIQIHMCEEIEGDILMFLTGQEEIEEACKRVKREIDNLGPDVGELKCIPLYSTLPPPMQQKIFEPAPPKRPNGAIGRKVVISTNIAETSLTIDGVVFVIDPGFSKQKVYNPRIRVESLLVSPISKASAQQRAGRAGRTRPGKCFRLYTEKAYKTEMQDNTYPEILRSNLGTVVLQLKKLGIDDLVHFDFMDPPAPETLMRALELLNYLAALDDDGNLTDLGAVMAEFPLDPQLAKMLIASCQHNCSNEILSITAMLSVPQCFVRPNEMKKAADDAKMRFAHVDGDHLTLLNVYHAFKQNNEDQGWCYDNFINYRSLKSADNVRQQLARIMDRFQLQRTSTDFTSREYYFNIRKALVQGFFMQVAHLERTKHYQTIKDNQVVQLHPSTCLDHKPEWVIYNEFVLTTKNYIRTVTDVKPEWLLQIAPQYYDMNNFPLCEAKRQLELILARMDSKQFQQGF, from the exons ATGTCCAAGCGGCGTATCGAGGTGATGGACCCTTTCATTAAGAAGCGAAG AGAGGAGAAGGCAGCGGCCGAAGGGGCGGCTGGCGCCAGTTCGTCCAAGCTCGATGCGGCCGGCTCGTCCTCCAGCGGGCCCAGCTCCGCCTCgaaggcggcggcggcggcagcggccgccgGTTCCGCCACCGAGTCGGGCGGCAAGAACCCGCTGAACGGTATCGCCTACACGCAGAACTACTACAAGCTGTACAAAAAGCGCATCACGCTGCCGGTGTTCGAGTACAAGACGGACTTTATGCGGCTGCTGTCGGAGCACCAGTGCATCGTGCTGGTCGGTGAGACCGGGTCGGGCAAAACCACCCAAATACCTCAGTGGTGCGTGGAGTACGCGCTGCAGACGAGCTCGAAGGGGGTGGCGTGTACGCAGCCGCGCCGTGTCGCCGCCATGTCCGTGGCCCAGCGCGTCTCGGAGGAGATGGACGTGATGCTCGGGCAGGAGGTGGGCTACAGCATCCGTTTCGAGGACTGCTCCAGCCCGCGCACGCTGCTCAAGTACATGACGGACGGTATGCTGCTGCGCGAGGGGATGAGCGATCCGATGCTGGAAGCGTACCAGGTCATCCTGCTCGACGAGGCGCACGAGCGGACGCTCGCGACCGATCTGCTGATGGGCGTGCTGAAGGAGGTGATCCGGCAGCGCAAGGATTTGAAGCTGGTGGTCATGTCGGCCACCCTCGATGCGGGCAAGTTCCAGCAGTACTTCGACAACGCGCCGCTCATGAACGTCCCCGGCCGGACGCACCCGGTCGAGATCTTCTACACGCCCGAGCCGGAGCGCGACTATCTGGAGGCCGCGATCCGCACCGTCATACAGATACACATGTGCGAAGAGATCGAGGGCGACATACTGATGTTCCTGACCGGGCAGGAAGAGATCGAGGAGGCGTGCAAGCGGGTGAAGCGCGAAATCGACAACCTCGGCCCGGACGTGGGCGAGCTGAAGTGCATCCCGCTCTACTCGAcgctgccgccgccgatgCAGCAGAAGATTTTCGAACCGGCACCGCCGAAACGGCCGAACGGTGCGATCGGCCGCAAGGTGGTCATCTCGACGAACATCGCGGAAACGTCGCTCACGATCGACGGGGTGGTGTTTGTGATCGATCCCGGGTTCAGCAAGCAGAAGGTGTACAATCCGCGCATTCGGGTGGAAAGTTTGCTCGTGTCGCCGATCAGCAAAGCGTCGGCCCAGCAGCGGGCCGGTCGGGCCGGGCGAACGCGCCCCGGCAAGTGTTTCCGCCTGTACACGGAGAAGGCGTACAAGACGGAGATGCAGGACAACACGTATCCGGAAATTTTGCGTTCCAATTTGG GCACGGTCGTGCTGCAGTTAAAGAAGCTTGGCATCGATGATTTGGTTCACTTCGATTTTATGGATCCGCCGGCGCCGGAAACGCTGATGCGTGCGCTCGAGCTTCTCAACTATCTGGCCGCCCTGGACGATGACGGCAACCTGACCGATCTCGGTGCGGTTATGGCCGAGTTTCCACTGGATCCGCAGCTAGCGAAAATGCTAATTGCCAGCTGTCAGCACAACTGCTCCAACGAAATTCTTTCCATCACCGCTATGTTGTCGG TTCCACAGTGCTTCGTGCGACCAAACGAGATGAAGAAAGCTGCCGATGATGCTAAGATGCGCTTCGCGCACGTCGATGGCGACCATCTGACGCTGCTGAACGTGTACCATGCGTTTAAGCAGA ACAATGAAGATCAGGGCTGGTGCTATGATAACTTCATCAACTACCGCTCCCTGAAGTCGGCCGACAATGTGAGACAGCAGCTAGCGCGCATCATGGACCGCTTCCAGCTGCAGCGCACCAGCACGGACTTCACCTCGAGAGAGTACTATTTTAACATTCGCAAAGCATTGGTACAGGGCTTCTTCATGCAG GTCGCACATTTGGAACGAACCAAGCACTATCAGACGATAAAGGACAACCAGGTGGTGCAGCTGCATCCGTCCACTTGTCTGGACCACAAACCGGAATGGGTAATTTACAACGAGTTTGTGCTGACGACGAAAAACTACATCAGAACTGTCACGGATGTAAAGC CGGAATGGTTGCTGCAGATTGCCCCACAGTACTACGACATGAATAACTTCCCGCTGTGCGAGGCGAAACGGCAGCTCGAGCTGATACTGGCGCGCATGGACTCGAAGCAGTTCCAGCAAggattttaa
- the LOC120956553 gene encoding grpE protein homolog, mitochondrial — protein MHRSKTALNLLQRLDRLRTASSGSLITRQMQMVSTAQAAHSRLLWSGCSHQAPVRHFSTEKDTARVEEPTENEKKLTVEVEELRKEAAELTEKVKSLDDKYKRALAESENIRRRLTKQIDDAKLFGIQGFCKDLLEVADILGHATEAVPKDEISDKNPHLKNLFEGLSMTRQQLNSVFKRHGLETVNPMNEKFNPNLHEALFQQEVANVEPNTVVVVSKIGYKLHDRCIRPALVGVTKG, from the exons ATGCATCGTTCCAAGACTGCACTAAACCTGCTGCAACGGTTGGACCGGCTGCGAACGGCTTCCAGCGGATCGCTCATCACAAG ACAAATGCAGATGGTCAGCACAGCACAAGCAGCCCACAGTCGGTTGCTTTGGTCAGGGTGCAGCCACCAGGCACCGGTGCGCCACTTTTCCACAGAGAAGGACACAGCACGTGTCGAGGAACCGACCGAGAACGAAAAGAAGCTAACCGTAGAGGTGGAGGAGCTGCGCAAAGAAGCGGCCGAGCTAACAGAGAAGGTCAAATCCCTGGAT GATAAATACAAACGTGCGCTGGCAGAAAGCGAGAACATACGAAGACGACTCACGAAACAGATTGACGATGCAAAGCTGTTCGGCATTCAGGGCTTCTGTAAGGATCTGCTCGAGGTGGCGGACATTCTGGGCCACGCGACGGAAGCCGTGCCGAAGGATGAG ATTTCCGATAAGAATCCTCACTTGAAAAATCTGTTCGAGGGACTTTCCATGACGCGGCAGCAGCTGAACAGCGTGTTCAAGCGGCACGGGCTCGAAACGGTCAACCCGATGAACGAGAAGTTTAACCCGAACCTGCACGAGGCCCTGTTCCAGCAGGAGGTGGCGAACGTCGAGCCGaacacggtggtggtggtcagcAAGATCGGCTACAAGCTGCACGACCGCTGCATACGTCCCGCGCTCGTCGGCGTAACGAAGGGTTAA